From the genome of Watersipora subatra chromosome 9, tzWatSuba1.1, whole genome shotgun sequence:
GGCGGCCCAGGGGGTTCACTCTCTTTTATCCATCCCCAAGGGCTCGACAGAAAAAACACGCTTTAGGGGTGTTTTAGGTGGCCTGACACTCTagagtgttttcataaaaaagggTATGTTTTCAGCTTGGTACATGAATATCTCTTTCCATGCAGTTGAAAGAGGTATTCGTGAGCAAAAAAGAGACAATTAGTCTGTGGGGATGAAGTGGTAAGGGATAGTTTTTTAATTAATGTGTAAATCAGTGGAAAGGGTGCATTTTATCACATCTCAGACTAGCCCTTGATGATTAATAGAAGAGAGTGAACGTTTGAGGTCGGCGGCTATCAATTTCTATTACATAAGATAGATCACAAGATTCTATATTCATCGTTGAAATATAACGCAGCCTCTGATCTCCTCCCATATTTAACACACCGCAAATGACTCAATGATGTATGTTTCCTTTGGTGTTGACTTGGCACAAGCATAGCTCTTGGAAGGTCGCATGGTTATCGCAGTAAATTTAAGAGTTGTCATCACCGAATGCTCATGAAAATACTAGGCAATTTGTCGCTACGGTCCATAGAGGACACGTgatttatctactatataaacgacaatcattgtctgtctgtgtgtaatggtgtgtccgccttatagagtaccgtacttttcggactattagccactactaggtatctagggcgcattaacgggtaTCTCctgttagtgcgcctctatacataatctattcatcatttttacacaaaaatcacgtgatctctggttagcgcgcctctttacagtgcccaacggcactgttctgttttaaacagcaaagttgctgccgtgttaaaaagcaccgttctgagttctgtggcctatgcaaaggtgcctatacagctatacaaatgtactactcattaaataaaataaattaatgagtagtaatttacatgcaattaatatttactgccaacgtgtaccgagaaggtcacgcaaACGTTTGTTTCATGCGGTCACTGAAAAAAAAatgcagttctcacctactaaatttccacatcaaaaaggtaagtacttcttattcaatgttatattgtctatgaattgccacacttccaataCATAACTCTTTCACTTTAGCTATCTGCCTACTGCTAGCCATTTTGCCAAtgttgcttcatgatattttttcaatttgaaactccatctagaacgtttgttttggttatatatttcattttgccaacatgttaacaagcgctgctatgcaaaaaatttattgtatctatactttgtgcattttaattatctatttaatcacaaaaatctgaatcggctataatgtcatcaacataagtaattgttttctaactcggcggcgttttcaaaacttacacaaaaaatgattgtttttaagttagaaattctcaaacaaagatttaaaattaaattttaggctaattttatagagaaatctttggacaacactgtcactaccataaaagtctcaaagatcattggttatgttatcaatgaataataaaattcagttactagcaattgctgggaaagtcgcaaaaatgtgtctacagcggtcgaccatagaaaacccatgaatgagtctactttaGTGAaaggttgaaaacgttggatttgccactgtttgtgatggtaaacatgttcatttcctttcgcagctgagttacttttacttttttccagctgcACAGCTGCgctttacctactaaatttctacctcgaaaaggttagtacttcttattcaatttCTATTGTcgatgaattgccacacctccactacttaaaacgttggatttgcaacCATTCGGGATATtaagcatgttcatttccttctgcagctgacttacttttactttttttccagctacgagtaccacagaactacagctactataGAACTttcacgggcactccgagcgttgcgataggcgacggtgagaagaaagcgagcagcgtatattacaaaaaagcacaccatctcattcacttttagaaacgcttgaagcagtacaatgccttccaaaaagcatactgcccaaacgcaagaacagattgattcccgtagagaaagagagcgaactcgcaaagcagcagctagacgagcagaaactgcagagcaagtacagctacgcccacaacgaaacagaaccgctcctgcagctgctagaagtgcagaaactgcagagcaaacacaggtgcacctacaacgaaacagaatagcagctgctagaagaacagaaaccgctgaacaaacacaggtatatcgagagcaggccagactagatgctgcagctgctagaagggcagagactgctgagccgacccagcagcgactcaaacagctcagagcagccgctacagcggccagacgtgcaaaaacctccgagcagatgcagcggcggcaagaacatgatgcactagctacaacagctgctcggctagctgaattttcagagcagatgaaacggcgacaacagcaagatgcactaattACAGCAGCTGCTTTCAGGCGCCGTTATGGGCAGAAAACCTTTGTTATGGGACAgaaaatttttctatgggacgaatgtccaaacttgttccagatgtaatgctttacgctggaaaggcgagaggccatatatgtagtttatatagtagattttatagataataaattttatcaacacaaccacattactgctgcacagtttgtatataccatgtcaaaacacaggctatagacgaagaactggtgagtcatgattagtgttttaggcatgtagaagtctcaattcaataaatgctagcGATAACTTAGCAgtgcaaaagcaaaatattttctagaatttcttcaaAAATATGTAagacttttcaatactgccagtttgaagaacttcagtttgcctagcaatgtcaatttcgttATCAGTTCTGAGTACAAAGTTaagacaactccgatttgagtggttcgagactaatgcattgtagactagctgtaaaacacattgcatatttccattggtctttccaacattattgacatgcacgactgcatatgtgtgtgtgcagtctgatcagcacaaaaatttcagtagattgcatatttggagttgttttacagtatgaaaaacaactctcaataaaactattgctttacgtaaatctgtccCCGAAcggccccccccccccccccccccccgaacacgggtaatacAGCTAGTTACGTATAAACCTTCGATTTGCTACCTTAACTAGAAGTTGGACGCTGCAATTCGACACGATGTGTAATCTTAATTATTTATCGTTTTAAAATTTGTAGCATTAGTATCATCTGTGTTGACaaatgttgttgttaaatttCATTGCCAATTTTAAGCTACAGTTTGTTGTTGGCTCTTTAATTTCTCATTTGAAGGCTACGTAGCAGTGCGGGTGGGCTGTTCATTTCAATGCTAACAATACCGGAAATCTGTAATTTGGTCTAAACATACTCCGTAGTACTAAAGATAGTCTGTGTTCGCGTCCTAGGCCTGGCACCGGGCAACCATTATCAGAGCGCTATACATGTAGCTGGAAGTGCTTCTCTTCTTGTCCGTTTTTATGTAGCAAACATTTTTTCTTGTGGTAGTATTCTGCTTTTGGTGTTGTTGGATGGTCATTTGCTACTGTCTAAGTAATCGTACCAAGCCGCTGGCAAGTATATATTACCGATATATTGATCTGTTGAATGGTCATTGTTTGTTAACATATCCGGTGGAATGACTAGTAGCATTCAATGCCATAGCAAGTGATCATAGCAACCAAGTAGTTAACTcttgtattttaaaatttaattagtTTGGTTGGTAGATGCAAAACGGAATTTTGTGCTTCAAGTCAACTGCGGGTGGTCTGTTTTTTCTAGAAAAAAACCAGACATTGAAAAAGTCGTTGAAGTTTTTTCATGGAAAATGGTCTTTGATAGGATCATATTTAGACTTGTATGACTTAACCTGCTTGGTGAGTAGGTGTTAATGTTGCGACACTGACCCTAGAACAGCAAATAATGTTGTTGCAGTAAATTGGGTCCAATGCTTACACTGTGTCACTTGTTCTTGTTTGTGATCTGACAATTTTTTCTTTGAAATTATTTTAGACTGTGATTCTGGAATTGCTACCAGAAGCGTAAACGAATATGAAGTAAATTGGGGAGTCACAATCATTCTCATTGACAACATTAAGATAATCATTCTGTTAGCTTTCTTCGACAATCATCTACATCCCAGATATAACAGAAACTTCACAGAAAATGGCTGTGACAGAATTGGCAAAGCGCGTTGGTTCGGCTGGATTTTATGCAATTTGTTCTCTGACTATCGTTGTCGTAAATAAACTGGTTCTCACATCTTACGAATTCCCTTCAGAGGTGTTAGCCCTTGGCCAGATGACGGCTACTATCATCATATTAGCATTAGGAAAACTCTGTAAAGTAGTAGACTTTCCTTCCCTTTCCATGGACACTATTTACAAGATATTTCCTTTACCGTTGATATTTTTCTTCAATAGTGTGTGTGGCCTGGGAGGCACGAAGAGATTAAACCTGCCAATGTTTACAGTACTTCGAAGATTTTCCATACTAATGACAATGTTATTGGAACAATTTTTACTCGGTAATGCGCATAGATGGAAAAAACAATTATCTGTGTACATGATGATTTTTGGAGCTCTTGTGGCTGCATGGTATGATCTTTCCTTTAATCTCCCTGGatatattatgatatttttGAGTGATATTGCCACTGCTCTAAATGGAGTTTACACCATGAAAAAGCTGCAGGCAAAATCACTTGGAAAGTATGGCATATTATTTTACAACTCCCTCTTCATGCTTCTGCCAACCATATTGTTTGTGAGCTACACAGGAGGAATAGAGCAAGCAAGAAATGCTCCTTGGATGGATCCCGTATTTTCTGCTCAATTTACAACATCTTGCATAATGGGTTTCGTTTTGAACTATTCAGTAGTGTTATGCACTCTTCACAACTCTGCACTCACAACCACTATTGTTGGAGTCATGAAAAACATAGTCGTGACTTATCTCGGAATGTTCATCGGAGGAGACTATATATTTGATATTATGAATTTTGTGGGGTTGAACATCAGTGCTGCCGCCAGCGTCGTTTATTCATACCTGGAATTCAAACCTAGTTCAGAACCGGAAACTCCAGAGAAACCACCTGATACAAGTACTGCCAATTCAAACGAAAACTCTGAAGAAATAGTAACGGCATAGTTCCTTGATACAATCTGAACAATAGCATATTATTTTTTCAACTAATCTCAAAATTTTTATTGCTCTGATACATCTACTGTCGTTTTGATACATCTGTTGTCCTTTTTAGcctaatttttttaattctttggTTGGGTGGTTGGTTT
Proteins encoded in this window:
- the LOC137403604 gene encoding UDP-sugar transporter UST74c-like, which translates into the protein MAVTELAKRVGSAGFYAICSLTIVVVNKLVLTSYEFPSEVLALGQMTATIIILALGKLCKVVDFPSLSMDTIYKIFPLPLIFFFNSVCGLGGTKRLNLPMFTVLRRFSILMTMLLEQFLLGNAHRWKKQLSVYMMIFGALVAAWYDLSFNLPGYIMIFLSDIATALNGVYTMKKLQAKSLGKYGILFYNSLFMLLPTILFVSYTGGIEQARNAPWMDPVFSAQFTTSCIMGFVLNYSVVLCTLHNSALTTTIVGVMKNIVVTYLGMFIGGDYIFDIMNFVGLNISAAASVVYSYLEFKPSSEPETPEKPPDTSTANSNENSEEIVTA